A window from Malassezia japonica chromosome 1, complete sequence encodes these proteins:
- a CDS encoding uncharacterized protein (TransMembrane:3 (i33-56o68-91i112-132o); EggNog:ENOG503P3MK) produces the protein MVLPERYSLTTEAQSPERQLPAPSPKFLQFMRFAFAMLICLMALATAIMAILAVNYFRTHKPVITPSWGSLIFLIVMGFLTSIIYFGYYIFLPPLPFIRRGSFLSSLFMMKIDLLFQFGMCSIWISGALAYASDFRGRENCMFDGYYHYPKPSDWNHACDLLNWTVPLAYATFGLEAGLLGFELLFTSYIFLFIDQEVLNEVNYEWGRRAYEFQHQPPSALSSFNNPMQYRAQSRNISGGKPGGARLFGKEEPDMYEQYNEKRYYDEDAGRTGYKSGGGFANGTPDGMSEYSSEYSSSGQRSRRGAAYNDPSSYSGSETSTMASLSNYHGGAYSRQSVNSRRAGLAEAPMPAGAGGTSALRAPSWTAPSITSDGDTMRDSISPPGSRTGVAGQNRRVSAPVSLGSRGRRGAAYAASEDGFDDPDEYRTAVPSEGVTRSASTRGARPVGPRTKQMPRRRMSADEESGWHLREV, from the coding sequence ATGGTGCTTCCTGAACGCTACTCGCtcacgaccgaggcgcagagCCCGGAACGGCAGCTGCCCGCGCCGAGTCCCAAGTTCCTGCAGTTTATGCGCTTCGCCTTTGCCATGCTGATCTGTCtcatggcgctcgcgacggcGATTATGGCCATTCTTGCGGTGAACTACTTCCGCACTCACAAGCCGGTCATCACGCCTTCCTGGGGTAGTTTGATCTTCTTGATTGTGATGGGCTTCCTTACCTCGATCATCTACTTTGGCTATTACATTTTCCTGCCGCCGCTTCCGTTTATTCGCCGCGGCTCGTTCCTCAGCTCCTTGTTTATGATGAAAATTGACCTCCTGTTCCAGTTCGGCATGTGCTCCATCTGGATCAGTGGCGCATTGGCATACGCGTCCGATTTCCGTGGCCGCGAAAACTGCATGTTTGATGGATACTATCACTATCCCAAGCCCTCCGACTGGAATCACGCGTGCGACCTCCTGAACTGGACCGTCCCGCTTGCTTACGCAACCTTTGGTCTCGAGGCCGGTCTGCTCGGTTTTGAGCTGCTGTTTACTTCGTACATCTTCCTGTTCATTGACCAGGAAGTGCTGAACGAGGTCAACTACGAATGGGGCCGTCGCGCGTACGAGTTCCAGCACCAGCCGCCATCGGCGCTTTCCTCGTTCAACAACCCGATGCAGTACCGCGCGCAGTCGCGCAACATCAGCGGTGGCAAGCcgggcggtgcgcgcctgTTCGGCAAGGAGGAGCCCGACATGTACGAGCAGTACAACGAAAAGCGCTACTACGACGAAGACGCGGGCCGCACCGGATACAAGTCGGGCGGCGGTTTTGCCAACGGAACACCGGATGGCATGTCGGAGTACTCGTCAGAGTATTCGTCGTCGGGCcagcgcagccgccgcggcgcagcctACAACGACCCCAGCTCTTACTCGGGCTCCGAGACGAGCACCATGGCCAGTCTGTCGAACTACCACGGTGGCGCGTACTCGCGCCAGAGCGTCAacagccgccgcgcgggcctcgccgaggccccgATGCCGGCCGGTGCGGGTGGGaccagcgcgctgcgcgccccGTCGTGGACCGCGCCCAGTATCACCTCGGACGGCGACACGATGCGCGACTCGATCTCGCCGCCGGGATCACGCACAGGTGTTGCTGGTCAAAACCGCCGCGTCTCGGCCCCGGTGTCGCTTggctcgcgcggccgccgtggcgctgcgTACGCAGCGAGCGAGGATGGATTCGACGACCCCGATGAGTACAGGACTGCTGTGCCTTCAGAGGGTgtgacgcgctcggcctctacgcgtggcgcacgcccgGTGGGACCGCGTACGAAGCAGatgcctcgtcggcgcatGAGTGCCGACGAAGAATCTGGATGGCACCTTCGTGAAGTTTAA
- the TMP1 gene encoding thymidylate synthase (EggNog:ENOG503NXI6; COG:F; COG:G; BUSCO:EOG09263RVR) codes for MSGAAPMPRLVLVRHGTTEWSKSGQHTGQTDLPLLPEGVAEARAFGAQLTGRGASAVINLDDVHAILRSPRTRCAQTLDALLGSESERASQKLPQVAIDDDLQEWNYGAYEGVTTHDIQAKRAGWDIFRDGALDGESPEAVSARADRVVKRVRALHEKEHIDVVVVSHGHFSRVLLARFLNLPVQLGAMFDMETTGVAVLSYAHHTLAEPVLKAMFSPKLYPHLQVGTTPHEERQYLDLVRDVITRGEVRQDRTGTGTRALFAPHSTLKFSLRNNTLPLLTTKRVFFRGVLEELLWFISGKTDANLLAERNVHIWDGNGSAEFLKKRGLGHRREGDLGPVYGFQWRHFGAQYVDADTDYSGKGVDQLAQVIHQIKTNPTDRRILLSAWNPPDLPLMALPPCHILCQFFVALPTPDEAAAGRKPQLSCQMYQRSCDLGLGVPFNIASYALLTHLIAHVTGCEAAEFTLAMGDAHVYLDHVGPLKEQLEREPRAFPTIQLKREVSSIDDFRPDDIQVVGYQPHGKIDMRMSV; via the coding sequence atgagcggcgcagccccGATGCCGCGCCTGGTGCTTGTCCGGCACGGCACGACCGAGTGGTCCAAGAGTGGGCAGCATACGGGTCAGACGGATCTCCCTCTGCTGCCCGAAGGTGTCGcagaggcgcgtgcgtttggcgcgcagctgaccggccgcggcgcgtcggccgtgaTCAATTtggacgacgtgcacgcAATTCTGCGCAGCCCCcgcacgcggtgcgcgcagacgctcgatgcgctgcttggTTCCGAGTCTGAGCGTGCTTCGCAGAAGCTGCCGCAGGTGGCtatcgacgacgacctgcAAGAGTGGAACTATGGCGCGTACGAAGGCGTGACCACCCACGACATCCAAGCGAAGCGCGCGGGCTGGGACATTttccgcgacggcgcgcttgACGGCGAGTCGCCTGAGGCGGTgagcgcgcgtgcggacCGCGTCGTGAAGCGCgtccgcgcgctgcacgagaAGGAGCACATCGACGTGGTCGTCGTGTCGCACGGCCACTTTAGCcgcgtgctcctcgcgcgtTTCCTCAACCTGCCGGTGCAGTTGGGCGCAATGTTTGACATGGAGAcgaccggcgtcgcggtcctCTCGTACGCACACCACACGCTTGCCGAGCCGGTGCTCAAGGCGATGTTCTCGCCCAAGCTCTACCCCCACCTGCAAGTGGGTACCACGCCGCACGAGGAGCGGCAGTACCTCGATCTTGTCCGCGACGTGAtcacgcgcggcgaggtgcgaCAGGACCGTACCGGGACCGGGACGCGCGCGCTTTTTGCGCCGCACTCGACGCTCAAGTTCTCGCTGCGTAACAACACGCTCCCGCTGCTTACGACCAAGCGTGTCTTTttccgcggcgtgctcgaggagctgctcTGGTTCATTTCCGGCAAGACGGACGCCAACCTGCTCGCGGAGCGCAACGTGCACATCTGGGACGGCAACGGCTCTGCCGAGTTCCTCAAGAAGCGCGGTCTgggccaccgccgcgaggGCGACCTGGGCCCCGTCTACGGCTTCCAGTGGCGTCACTTTGGCGCGCagtacgtcgacgcggacaCGGACTACAGCGGCAAAggcgtcgaccagctcgcgcaggtcaTCCACCAGATCAAGACGAACCCCACCGACCGCCGCATTCTGCTCAGCGCGTGGAACCCGCCAGACCTGCCGCTGATGGCCCTCCCGCCGTGCCATATCCTGTGCCAGTTCTTTGTCGCACTGCCTAcgccggacgaggccgCAGCTGGGCGCAAGCCGCAGCTCTCGTGCCAGATGTACCAGCGCTCGTGCgatctcggcctcggcgtgccctTCAACATTGCTAGCTACGCGCTACTGACGCACCTCATTGCGCACGTCACGGGAtgcgaggccgccgagttCACGCTCGCGATGGGCGACGCACACGTCTACCTCGACCACGTCGGGCCCCTGaaggagcagctcgagcgcgagccccGCGCGTTCCCCACGATCCAGCTCAAGCGCGAGGTGAGCTCCATCGACGACTTCCGCCCCGACGACATCCAGGTCGTGGGCTACCAGCCGCACGGCAAGATTGACATGCGCATGAGTGTGTAA
- a CDS encoding uncharacterized protein (COG:S; EggNog:ENOG503P62E), whose amino-acid sequence MAEASRHPAPEPEAHAGNTAHLDALEEAVNKRIDADVETLMDNYKEIINLSRIGGKDHFDVSRESFQLETRADSMVRAAQSLYLLSDSLKLSLLLSQSQMSDARNSEAETLLRDTDAYKRECSELLAGYWLPGAQSGAEDAAPAVATPAAAHEPMDDGEAA is encoded by the exons ATGGCAGAGGCTTCCAGGCACCCTGCCCCCGAGCCAGAGGCCCATGCAGGAAATACAGCGCATCTCGATGCGTTGGAAGAGGCGGTAAACAAGCGAATCGATGCCGATGTAGAGACCCTAATGGACAATTACAAGGAGATCATCAACCTGAGCCGT ATTGGCGGGAAAGACCACTTTGACGTGAGCCGCGAGTCCTTTCAGCTAGAGACCCGTGCAGACAGCATG gtgcgcgccgcgcaatCGCTCTACCTCTTGTCGGACTCGCTGAAACTCTCGCTACTCTTGTCACAGTCCCAAATGTCCGACGCGCGCAATAGCGAGGCCGagacgctcctgcgcgatACCGACGCGTACAAACGCGAATGCAGCGAGCTTTTGGCGGGCTACTGGCTTCCTGGTGCGCAGAGCGGCGCGGAAgatgctgcgccggcggtcgCGACACCCGCCGCGGCTCACGAGCCGAtggacgacggcgaggcggcgtaA